Proteins from a genomic interval of Chroococcidiopsis thermalis PCC 7203:
- a CDS encoding alpha-amylase family glycosyl hydrolase, with translation MASPIEFSLFAPYNKGAKLIGCFSNWEEIAMEKGKDGYFRTKVELEDGVYQYKFRVQSKSWFFEPDQWVDVIDPYATDIDNPTQNAVVRVKDGQRILDTYVWQHDDKPLPSDRELVIYEMHVGDFSGGEDDPHARGKYKHVVEKLDYLCELGVNAIELMPVKEYPGDHSWGYNPRHFFATESSYGSTEGLKKLIDECHAKGIRVIMDGIYNHSEAESPLTQIDHDYWYHHEPRDPDNNWGPEFNYEFYDENLETYPARKFIGDNVRFWVEEFHIDGIRFDAARQIANYDFMHWIVNEAKQKASMKPFYTVAEHIPETTSITNVDGPMDGCWHDSFYHDVLAHICGDTFDLERLKDVIDCKRQGFMGATNVVNYLTNHDHNHLMVELGDRQIFDEEAFRRIRLGVALLMTAVGVPLVWMGEEFGEYKPKTTESAKIEWGLLGNDLNRNLFEYYKGLINLRKHNHALYTENIDFFHENPEAKVVAYTRWNDEGSRVVVIANFSENFLAGYRVDNFPAAGKWHEWTGNYDLESGEDMLLDIGPYEAKVFVWQ, from the coding sequence ATGGCAAGCCCAATAGAATTTAGTTTATTTGCTCCATATAACAAAGGTGCGAAGCTAATTGGCTGCTTTTCCAATTGGGAAGAGATAGCGATGGAAAAAGGTAAAGACGGGTACTTTCGGACAAAAGTTGAATTAGAAGATGGCGTATATCAATATAAGTTTCGCGTCCAGTCTAAATCTTGGTTCTTTGAACCCGACCAATGGGTAGATGTTATCGATCCTTATGCTACAGATATCGATAACCCAACGCAAAATGCAGTAGTGCGGGTAAAAGATGGACAGCGGATTCTGGATACTTATGTATGGCAACACGACGACAAGCCATTACCGAGCGATCGCGAGTTGGTAATATATGAAATGCACGTTGGCGATTTTTCTGGTGGTGAAGACGACCCTCACGCACGCGGTAAATACAAACACGTTGTTGAAAAGTTAGATTATCTGTGCGAACTTGGTGTTAACGCAATCGAATTGATGCCAGTTAAAGAATACCCGGGAGATCATAGCTGGGGTTACAATCCCCGTCACTTTTTCGCTACAGAATCCAGCTACGGTTCTACAGAGGGATTGAAAAAACTGATCGATGAATGCCATGCAAAAGGCATTCGCGTTATCATGGACGGGATTTACAACCACTCAGAAGCAGAAAGTCCGCTAACTCAAATCGACCACGATTATTGGTATCATCACGAACCCCGCGACCCCGATAATAACTGGGGACCAGAGTTTAATTACGAATTTTACGATGAAAATTTAGAAACATATCCAGCACGGAAATTTATTGGCGACAACGTGCGATTTTGGGTGGAAGAATTTCATATTGATGGCATTCGCTTTGACGCTGCAAGACAAATTGCCAACTATGACTTCATGCATTGGATAGTGAATGAAGCCAAGCAAAAAGCCAGCATGAAGCCTTTTTATACTGTTGCCGAACACATTCCCGAAACAACATCCATTACTAATGTAGATGGTCCGATGGATGGTTGCTGGCACGATAGTTTTTACCACGATGTTTTGGCGCACATTTGCGGTGACACCTTCGACTTAGAAAGACTTAAAGATGTCATTGACTGCAAGCGTCAAGGCTTCATGGGTGCAACTAATGTTGTCAATTACCTGACCAACCACGACCACAACCATTTGATGGTAGAGTTAGGCGATCGCCAAATCTTTGACGAAGAAGCCTTCAGGAGAATTAGATTGGGAGTTGCCTTATTAATGACAGCTGTTGGTGTTCCTTTAGTTTGGATGGGTGAAGAATTTGGTGAATATAAGCCGAAAACAACTGAATCTGCCAAAATCGAGTGGGGACTGCTGGGCAACGATCTCAATCGCAACTTATTTGAATACTACAAAGGATTAATTAACCTCCGCAAGCACAACCACGCGCTTTACACGGAAAATATCGATTTCTTCCACGAAAATCCAGAAGCTAAAGTCGTAGCTTACACTCGTTGGAACGATGAAGGTTCTCGCGTAGTTGTAATCGCTAATTTCTCAGAAAACTTCTTAGCTGGGTATCGCGTCGATAACTTCCCTGCTGCTGGAAAATGGCACGAATGGACGGGGAATTACGACCTCGAATCTGGGGAAGATATGCTGCTGGACATTGGTCCTTACGAAGCCAAAGTTTTTGTTTGGCAGTAG
- a CDS encoding carboxypeptidase M32, protein MQTLEKTEPKLAQLKTLLTEINDIESAASLLYWDQATYMPPEGAAARGRQLATLAQIAHTKFTDPQIGQLLEDLRPYEQSLAYDSDEASLIRITRHDYERAVNIPPAFTAKFSQHTAECYEVWAKARATNDFATVAPYLEKTLELSRDRANFFPGYEHIADPLIADADYGMTVKSVRSLFTQLRQELVPIVEAIASQPVADASCLHQHFPEAEQLDFSFKVIEQLGYDFQRGRQDKTLHPFMIKFSTGDVRITTRVRENDLNEGLFSTIHETGHALYEQGVSRAYEATPLAGGTSAGVHESQSRLWENMVGRSRPFWKCFYPQLQETFPQQLGKVDLETFYRAINKVERSLIRTDADEVTYNLHVLIRFDLELQLLEGKLAIRDLPDAWNERYKSDLGITPPNDSIGVLQDVHWYGGAIGGAFQGYTLGNLMSAQFFATATQAHPEIPQQIASGNFTTLHDWLKQNLYQHGRKYTAAELIQRVTGSPLQIEPFISYIKQKFGELYGI, encoded by the coding sequence ATGCAAACTCTGGAAAAGACAGAACCCAAACTCGCCCAACTTAAAACCCTCCTGACAGAGATTAACGACATTGAATCGGCTGCATCCCTCCTCTATTGGGATCAAGCAACGTATATGCCTCCCGAAGGCGCAGCAGCAAGGGGAAGGCAATTAGCCACGCTAGCGCAGATTGCCCACACGAAATTTACCGACCCGCAAATCGGACAACTATTAGAAGATTTACGCCCTTACGAACAAAGCTTAGCCTACGATTCAGATGAAGCAAGCCTGATCCGCATCACGCGCCACGACTACGAACGTGCGGTCAATATTCCCCCTGCTTTTACAGCTAAGTTTTCACAACATACGGCTGAGTGTTATGAAGTTTGGGCAAAGGCAAGGGCTACAAATGATTTTGCTACAGTTGCGCCTTATTTAGAAAAGACATTAGAACTGAGTCGCGATCGCGCTAACTTTTTTCCTGGGTACGAGCATATTGCCGATCCATTGATTGCAGATGCAGATTATGGCATGACAGTCAAGAGCGTGCGATCGCTATTTACTCAACTGCGTCAGGAACTCGTCCCCATTGTCGAAGCAATTGCTTCTCAACCCGTAGCCGACGCATCTTGCTTGCACCAGCATTTCCCTGAAGCCGAACAACTAGATTTCAGCTTCAAAGTTATCGAACAACTCGGTTACGATTTTCAAAGGGGACGACAGGACAAAACCCTACACCCCTTCATGATTAAATTCTCTACAGGGGATGTCCGCATCACCACTCGCGTGCGCGAAAATGACTTGAACGAAGGGCTATTTAGTACGATTCACGAAACCGGACACGCACTCTACGAACAGGGAGTGAGTCGGGCATACGAAGCTACGCCACTAGCGGGAGGAACTTCAGCGGGAGTGCATGAAAGTCAATCGCGGTTGTGGGAAAATATGGTGGGCAGAAGTCGTCCTTTTTGGAAATGCTTTTATCCCCAGTTGCAGGAAACCTTTCCCCAACAGTTAGGAAAAGTTGACTTAGAAACATTTTACCGAGCGATTAATAAAGTCGAGCGATCGCTCATTCGCACCGATGCCGATGAAGTCACCTATAATCTCCATGTCTTGATTCGTTTCGACCTGGAATTGCAGTTATTAGAAGGTAAATTAGCAATTCGCGACCTTCCTGACGCTTGGAACGAACGTTACAAATCCGATCTTGGCATTACCCCACCCAACGATAGTATTGGTGTTTTACAGGATGTCCACTGGTACGGTGGTGCGATTGGCGGTGCGTTCCAAGGATATACCCTCGGTAACTTAATGAGCGCTCAATTCTTTGCTACTGCAACGCAAGCACATCCAGAAATTCCTCAACAAATCGCCTCTGGTAACTTTACCACCTTGCACGACTGGCTGAAACAAAACCTCTACCAACACGGTCGCAAGTATACGGCGGCGGAATTAATCCAACGGGTGACTGGTAGTCCCCTGCAAATCGAACCCTTTATCAGCTACATCAAACAGAAATTTGGCGAATTGTATGGAATTTAG
- a CDS encoding sucrose synthase codes for MSELLQTVLDSEERSDLRQFFSEIRHQDKKYLLRNDILMSYVEYCNKYQKSAEFYSGSHLGKLIYYTQEIILENGNLCLIIRQKIASQEFYRITEDLMVEVLTIQELLDVRDRFVNRYHPNEGDILELDFGPFYDYTPTIRDPKNIGKGVQYLNRYLSSKLFQDPRQWLESMFNFLQVHQYDGIQLLINGRIKSHQQLSDQIKRAIAFVGDRASEEPYENFKFDLQMMGFEPGWGNTAGRVQDTLSILDELIDSPDPQTLEAFISRIPMIFKIALVSSHGWFGQEGVLGRPDTGGQVVYILDQVKSLEKQLQEDTTLAGLDGMNVKPKVVILTRLIPNSDGTLCNQRLEKVYGTENAWILRVPLREFNPKLTQNWISRFELWPYLETFAIDAEKELLAELHGKPDLIIGNYSDGNLVAFLLSRRMKITQCNIAHALEKSKYLFSNLYWQDLEDKYHFSLQFTADLIAMNAANFVISSTYQEIVGTRDSVGQYESYKSFTMPDLYHVVSGVELFSPKFNVVPPGVNESYYFPYSRMEDRVPSDRERVEDLLFTLDDPVQAYGKLDDPSKRPIFSVARLDRIKNLTGLAECFGKSEALQEHCNLILIAGKLRVEESEDNEEKDEIVKLYSIIDQYNLHGKIRWLGVRLPKSASGEVYRVIADRHGIFVQPALFEAFGLTVLEAMISGLPTFATQFGGPLEIIQDKVNGFYINPTHLEETADKILEFVTKCEQNPNYWYEISTRGIDRVYSTYTWKIHTTRLLSLARIYGFWNFISKENREDLLRYLEALFYLIYRPRAQQLLEQHMHR; via the coding sequence ATGTCCGAACTGCTGCAAACTGTTCTCGATAGTGAAGAAAGAAGCGATCTGCGCCAGTTTTTTAGCGAGATTCGTCATCAAGATAAGAAGTATTTGTTGAGAAACGACATTCTGATGTCGTATGTCGAGTACTGCAATAAGTACCAAAAGTCGGCTGAATTTTATAGCGGTTCTCATCTGGGTAAGCTCATTTACTATACCCAAGAAATCATTCTAGAAAATGGTAATCTTTGTTTAATTATCCGCCAAAAAATTGCCAGTCAAGAATTCTATCGAATCACAGAAGATTTGATGGTAGAAGTGCTGACGATACAGGAATTGCTTGATGTTCGCGATCGCTTTGTCAACCGCTACCATCCAAATGAAGGGGATATTCTCGAACTCGATTTTGGACCTTTTTACGACTACACTCCCACCATTCGCGACCCGAAAAATATTGGTAAGGGGGTACAGTATCTCAACCGCTATCTTTCCAGCAAATTGTTTCAAGACCCCAGACAATGGTTGGAAAGTATGTTTAACTTTCTCCAGGTACATCAATATGATGGAATTCAACTGCTAATTAACGGCAGAATTAAGTCCCATCAACAATTATCCGATCAAATCAAAAGAGCGATCGCATTTGTGGGCGATCGCGCCAGTGAAGAACCCTACGAAAATTTCAAATTTGACTTACAAATGATGGGGTTTGAACCTGGCTGGGGAAACACGGCGGGGCGGGTACAAGACACTTTAAGTATTCTCGATGAATTGATCGATTCTCCCGATCCGCAAACCCTGGAAGCTTTTATTTCTCGGATTCCGATGATCTTTAAGATCGCCCTTGTTTCGTCCCACGGCTGGTTCGGACAAGAGGGAGTTTTGGGACGACCCGATACAGGGGGTCAGGTGGTATACATCCTCGACCAGGTAAAAAGTTTAGAAAAACAGTTGCAGGAAGATACGACCCTGGCGGGTTTGGACGGGATGAATGTGAAGCCGAAAGTTGTCATTCTCACCCGCTTAATTCCTAATAGCGATGGAACTCTTTGCAATCAAAGATTAGAGAAAGTTTATGGAACGGAAAATGCTTGGATCTTGCGCGTCCCGTTGCGAGAATTCAATCCTAAACTGACACAAAACTGGATCTCGCGGTTTGAGTTATGGCCCTACCTAGAAACTTTCGCGATCGATGCTGAGAAGGAATTACTAGCAGAATTGCATGGAAAACCCGATCTAATTATCGGTAACTATTCTGACGGTAATTTAGTCGCATTCTTACTATCGCGGCGGATGAAGATTACTCAGTGTAATATTGCCCACGCGCTAGAAAAGTCCAAGTATTTGTTTAGCAACCTGTACTGGCAAGATTTAGAAGATAAATATCACTTCTCGCTACAATTCACCGCCGATCTGATTGCCATGAATGCGGCTAATTTTGTCATTAGCAGCACCTACCAAGAAATTGTCGGGACTCGCGATAGTGTCGGGCAGTATGAATCCTACAAGTCCTTTACAATGCCAGACTTGTACCACGTTGTCAGCGGAGTCGAACTATTCAGCCCTAAATTTAACGTGGTTCCGCCTGGGGTTAATGAAAGTTACTACTTCCCATATTCGCGGATGGAAGACCGCGTGCCAAGCGATCGCGAACGGGTAGAAGACCTATTATTTACCTTGGACGATCCCGTTCAAGCTTACGGCAAACTCGACGACCCCAGCAAGCGTCCAATTTTCTCGGTAGCCAGGTTAGACCGGATTAAAAACTTAACTGGTTTAGCTGAGTGTTTTGGGAAAAGCGAAGCATTGCAAGAACATTGCAATTTAATCTTAATTGCTGGGAAATTGCGCGTTGAAGAATCGGAAGACAACGAAGAAAAGGATGAAATTGTCAAGCTTTATAGCATCATCGACCAGTACAATTTGCATGGCAAGATTCGCTGGTTAGGGGTACGCTTGCCTAAATCTGCTTCTGGGGAAGTTTACCGCGTCATTGCTGACCGTCACGGTATTTTCGTGCAGCCAGCGTTATTTGAAGCTTTCGGCTTAACCGTATTAGAGGCGATGATTTCTGGTTTACCGACTTTTGCCACTCAGTTCGGGGGACCGCTAGAAATCATTCAAGATAAGGTAAATGGTTTCTACATCAACCCAACGCATCTAGAGGAAACAGCCGATAAAATTTTGGAATTTGTGACGAAATGCGAACAAAATCCTAATTATTGGTATGAAATTTCCACGCGAGGAATTGACCGAGTTTACAGCACTTATACTTGGAAAATTCATACTACGCGCCTGCTATCTCTGGCACGAATTTACGGTTTCTGGAATTTTATTTCCAAAGAAAACCGCGAAGACTTGTTGCGTTATCTTGAGGCTTTATTCTATTTAATTTATCGTCCAAGGGCGCAACAATTGTTAGAACAACACATGCATCGTTAA